In the genome of Panulirus ornatus isolate Po-2019 chromosome 7, ASM3632096v1, whole genome shotgun sequence, the window tggagTATTCATACTcccatatgtgcgtgtgtgggtgggttgggccattctttcgtctgtttccttgtgctacctcgctaacacgggagacagcgactaagtataatagaaataatatgataataataggagtgcttatccttctcaaaggagagagatggatagtatgtttgaggaaaggaacctcgtcGCTCTATCTCTTAGTGAAAATAAGTTCAAGGGTAACAGGGAAGAATGCTTCAGGAAAGTCTTATGgttaaagtcagggattagtgtgaGGATGAGGGTGAGAGCTAAAGAAAGGATAGCACTCTGcttaagagagagttgtggtaatgtATGAAAAGTCTAGGGAAGTGAACTCCTGACTGATGTTTTAGTGATATTAGTGAATCTGGAAATAAGTAAAGTGGCAATTTAGGTCATAATTGGGGGCATAGGATATTCATTCAGTGATGTGAAAATGAATGGTGAACATATTTTGGAGTAATTGCTGAAAGTAGACCGGTGATGAGAAATACCTGTTTTTGAAAGATGGACATACATTTATGTACGTAGATTAGGAAAGATGGCAAGCAGGCTATATTGTATAACTtgctaattgacaggtgtgcaaaagacagggttgtgaatgtgttgggaggggtatctggtgggatgtctcatcattagatgataaaggtgaaagtaaatattTGTAGAGATTATTGACAAAGCATGTATAATATGGATGAAAAGAGGATTATCAAAGTaaatgaacttggaaaagaggccAGTGTAAAGAGATATGAGgagtgattgagtgtagaatggcagaatgtgagagtaaatgaagctattggagtaggtgaggaatgataGGTGTTTAATGAAGCAGTGGTGGCAtgtatgagtggtggtatgaggaagttaagttgctagtaaAGGAGAAAAGAATGATGgagtgcaagtgagtgggagatgtacaatagAAAGCAAcacaaggtcaagaggaaggtgcaaatgGGAATTGGGGATGAGCAAGTATCAACAAATTTCATGgtgaatgaaaaaatgttttggaaggaggctaacggtgtaagaaaaacaagatagtaaatgggaacattgttgaagggggtgggggggcaagtgaggaagAGGTAacaagaggagatggaatggatactttgaaggattgttgaatgtctttgatgacagggtgtcatatgttgggttggggaggtatgcagAATGaatgagtcatggcaagtggttttgatgcaaggagaagaaaggttaaaagccttgcataaaatgaaatatggcaagatGGCTGGAGCTGATGGTGTTACTGTTGGAGATCTTGAGAAAggaggtattgcagtgaatttctaaagaaaggagGTGATTGTTTTTCTGATTGTTTAATTTGGATTTTCGTTGTgtacagatcatggtgaggtgccgaagGATTAACAGAACATTAAGTGTACCTAGTAACTTATATGGAAAAGAAGTGTTTGGGAGTGTGGTGGCATGCATAGGACATCCAATGGGAGGAAtaatttggtttcagaagtggaagaggatgtatggatcatgcgtTTGTCTTGAtgaatatgtgtgagaagtatgtagagaaacagaaggatttgtatgtggtatttatgtatctgtagaaagcatatgaatgggttgatagagatgctgtgtggaaagtCAATGAATATattgtatgggaggaaagttattaaaagcaatgaggagttttttCAAGAGAATGAGTCATGTGTGTGAGTAAGTAGTGAGGTAGATGATTGGTTCATGGTGAAAGTGGgtttgtggtagggtgtgtgatgtcatcatggctgtttaatctgtttgtgaatggggaggtgaatgcaagtgtcttggagagaggagcaggtatgcatcCTGTTAGAGATAGTGGACTTGGGAATTAATTCAGTTGTCATGTGCTAATCATATGCTGCTGGTGATAGATCCAAGTGAGAGATTGCAAAAGTTGAtgtttgagtttggaagagtttgtgacttgaggaagttgagggtaaataagtaaatgtgaataaaagcaaagttattgggTTTATCAGTGAAAAGAGACAGCTTATTTTGAGTGTGAGTTCAAATTGAGAGAACTTAGAAGAAGTGGAatgtttaagatacctgggagtaaatatggcagtgaatggagccatggtaGGTGAAGTGAGCCGTAGCATGAATAAGGGGGTAAAGTTCTATGGCGCATTGGGGAATGTTTAGAAAGAGAGGCAATTCATGGTATGATAGTCCTGTTGATGctgtatggttgtggggcataAGCAGTTGACAAAAAGGGAAAGGATAGGGTgaatatgtgggaaataaaatgtttgaggacaatatgtgttgtacgGAAGGGTTGATTAAGTACAAACTaacaagagaaaggtgtgatagAGTATGtatgagatagctgaagagaatgtgctgaaatgtttttaacatatggaaaggatgccataagagggtatatgtttcactttggctgtttaatgtgttcatggacaaggtggtgagggaggtaaatgcaagggcaTGGAGCAAGGGATTAGTCTGTAGTATGTTGGAATTAGGGTATTGGAGGCTGAGAGTTGGGTCAGACACTGTTTGCACATCACATCTCTGGTGGCAGAGTCATGAGAGAAACTGGAAACTGATGTCAGGGcataggagagtgtgtgaaaggagaatgttgagttaATCTGAATTAAAGTAAGGCAGTGGGGTGCAGTTGGGAGCAGGATAGTTTCAGTTTGAAAGAGCTggacatggaggaagtgaattgtttgagATACCTGGGGAACAGTTATTGTATAACTAGAAGGCATAAGAAAAATGTATGTTCATCATATACTTAGCACCCATGTGTGAGCCAGCTGCCATTTTCAGAAGTTGAAAACAAACTCATTAGAATTTTCTGAGTTTGTATTGCAAACCATTATATCACAGAGGTTTGTTTAGGTGTACACCTAAGGTAAAGGAACAGTTCATGTTTgtaagattgttttttttttttggttatgtaTGAGCCAAGATTTCCACTTGAATTTATGTTTGGGGAACCTTTCTTAAGATGGAGAACTTTTTACTGAATTGATATGTATAGCATTCTGTACATTGCATTATGTTGTATACCATCATATATGTAcctgcatacataaaagtgttTATACAtgcgtttgtgggtgggttgggccattccttgtctgtttccttgtgctaccccactaacgtgggagatggtgattaagaataataGATAAAAGGAATATGTACCAACATATCATATTTTGATATTTAGAAAAATTTCTTAAGTGCATTaatatttttttgtcattcatTGTTCTCTGGACGTTATTATCCATAAGTTTTTTACAGGTAGCAGTGGTGACATGCGGCTCTATGGCTATGGTGGCTATGGGGAAGGTCAAGTTGATGGCCGACCTGAGGCTCGATCAGAGAGCCGCGTTGAGGGTCGACGGGTACCCAGCAAGGGGGAGACAAAGGCAACACCTCCTTTGCCCCCAGGAATGGCACCAGGTGTTGGGTCAGCTCTGGCATCCCTGCAGCAGCTAGtagctagtggtggagatgcTGCTACAGTGTATCGAAGCCTCTTGGCTGCTCGCcaatatgctgctgctgctgctgctcttggtgCCATTCCCACCCCATCATCAATTAACCCAGCAGCATTACATGCAGCATCACCACTTACtacccaccaccaacagcagcagcagcaacagcagagaaggcagcagcatcagcagcaacatcatcagcagcaacagttacaacatcatcagcagcagcagcatcaacaacagcagcaccagcatcaACACCAACAGTTGCAGCAGCAACAAGCTGCAGCACTGGTAACTGCAAACACTGCTGGGCTCAATGGTGAAGGCTTAGCCATGCACAATGCCTCTCGCATGCAACAAGCCTCTCCACAAGATAGGAAATTTACATCAGCTGTCCCTACAGAATTGCGCCATGATGACCCACAGCCTTCACCAGGTAGGACACGTTCTCATGCCCTGCCTACCAGTGTTAATAGTCAAGAGGTCATATGCCCCTCTGTGAAAGGGAAGGAGGCCAATGAGGTTCCAGGTGTTGATGGCAGTggagatggtggcagtgatggtcgACGGGTGCAGAGTGGAAGTGAGAGTGAGGGTGATCAACGAACGAGACACCGACGCAAGCAGGAGCAACCTAGACGACAGAGTGTTATATACCCTGTCACAGCACAGcctgaggggggaggtggtggtggcggagactCCAGTTCAGATGATTCTCAGGGGTTTGATGTTCTAATGACAAGGAGTACCGTAGACCACAGGGACTCTCCCCATGATTCGCTTCATAGCAACTCTCCAGCTGATCCTGCCTTGCGTTTGCCACCTTCCAGAGAGGCATTTTCCAGCCAGGGTATGAGCCAGGCTATGAGCCATGCCCTAGCCCACCCTTTTTTAGCAGCTCATTTAAATCCCAGTCAGTTACTACAGATGGCACAGCCCCCAACAACAGGAAAGGCAGATGTGCCATCCCCTCACTCCCAGCCAGTGCATCAGTTGCAAGTCCGGACAGATCTCCTTGAGCCACACCCCAAAGAACCAGAGTCATATCCTATACAAGAACCTCAAAGACCTCTTTCTCGATCCCAAATAACCACACAAGAGATTGAGATAAACAGAGTGAGGACTCCTCCTAGTAATACTTCAGTAGATGGCACCACTGCACCTGTCAAGAAGCGTAGATGCTCTCCTAGGTATTTGGAAAATGATACGAGTGTAAGTGATCCATTAGGTAACAGCACAATAAGTGAGGTAGAAAGGAGTGACAGGGGAGAAAATAGTGTAACGAGTGTAAGTGTTTCTTTGTCAGGTGAGGATAGTACTGCACATAATGTAAGTCCTAGCATAGAGAGCACCCCTGTAAATGGTATTAATGCAATTAGTGATGATATGTTGAAGAATgccagtagtagtaatagtaacagcCATTCTTTGGTAAATATCAGTACTGAAAATTGTGAAGCTGATAATGTTTTACAGAAAAATTTAGGTAAAAATGACCAAGATTATTTCAATGGTGATCATGAAATGTTTGATAATCCAagaaaaagtaacagaaaaagaaagtCTGAAAGTGATTCAGTGACTGAAATGGATTATCAGATTATTGATGGTCAACTAGAGGAGTGTGGGGATACAAAAAGAAGGACTAGGCAAAAGAGAGCAGTTTCTTATGTGGAGGATGGCACAGATCCTGTATTAGAAATGAATGAGGACTCATCACCTGATGCAACTCCTTTGAAAAAGAAAGGTCGTAGATCAAAAGATTTAAAGGATAGGTTGGATGGGGAGAGCAACCCCAGCCCAGAGCAGCAGGTGTTGAGTGAACCTCCAAGCTCTCCTCCTACAATTTCACTGGAAGATTCACCGGGAAAGTCGTCAAATAATTCTCCTACGGGTTGCAAGCGGGGTCGGGGTGTGTTTCGTGGAGCACCCAGAGGGAGGGGTAGGACGTTATTGTCTTCAGTGTTGGGTACACAAGAAGAAAAATATCCTAGTGTTACAGAACCGTTGCATGTTGATACAACTTTGATCACTGAGCCAGATTTAAGAGTTCCTGGCCCACCACCCATTGCCCCTACTTCCTGTAGCCCTGATGTGTATGATTTCAATGAcactgatagtgatggtgtttgccgtgggaagaaaggaaagcgtgggaggaagaaaggaagtaGTCCGAAAAAGAATACAAAATCCCCACTTGAGATAGCAAAAGCAAGTATCAGCCCAAGACCAAGAGAAGCACATGTAAAATCCCCCAGGTCACCAAAATTTTTTTCTAGCTCTCGCAGTCCTGTAACAGAGAGAAACAAGGAATGGCATCAAGGTGTCTCTCCTCCTGTCAGAGATTTTCTTAAGACTTTGGCAGATATCCCAGTATCTGAGAGCACTGCAGCATCCAGTCTTTTGCAAGAAAGTGTAACAGAAATCAACAGGGCTGGACAGCTGTCAGAAGACAGTCTTGTTCAGGATTCTCAgagtggggacacacaagcatcAGACACTGTGGCAAAAACTGATGCAGATGTGGTGTCTCCAAGGAGAAGTAGTAGGAGGAATAAGAATAAAGACAGTCAGGAGACTATCACTGCTAAAGGTAATGAATCTGTGGACTCAAACCTCTCTAACCTTCCATCTCCTCCGTCAGGCAACTCAAAGAATAACACATCATTCTCAGGGTTAATCTCCGGCACTGCACAAAGTAAAGAGGACAAGGAGGAGAAAAGTTCAGATATAGCAGCTCCTGGGCCATTACCAGTTGATGGATTAGGATCTCCGAGCAGCAGAAtcagaaaaagaggcaggaggagtgGGGATCAGCTCCACTCTGAGCAACAGATAGGTGTTGATGAAACACAAACAGTTCCCACCCCTGAGAAGATTGAACCGAAATCTCTGTTGGAATCACCCAAACTTCCTGAAGAGTCTAAAGGCAAGTGTGAGATTGACACAGTTGAACCTCCTGATGAAAGTGTGGTTAAAGTTGAAGCAGTACCAGAGGATAGATTAAATTCATCTGTGGACAAAGAAGTAAAGGCTTTACCCACTAAAAGTGTGGGAATAAAGATAAAAGGCAAAGGGAGgggcaaggggaaaaaaaggaatgcTGGCAGATCCTCAAAGGGCAAAAGTGCCCAAAAGAAGAATATTGTTAGCAAAGTAACCAGTGTGCTTCCACATGAAACCAAACAGTATCAACTTGTACCTgaaaatgcatttgatgataataAGGCTCCTAGTGGAATGATAACCACAGAAGGTGAGCATTCTTTTAGTGAGGACAAATCCCTTATTCAGGAGTCTAGCACGAATGTACCTGCTTCCACGTTTGGTGACACTACAAAATCTGATAGCACTCAACACAAAAGCAGGACTAAAAGTGGGACTGACATTAATCTGGTACAAAGTAACCCTTTGGCTGTGGATGGGACTTCAGATGAACCTGATATGGAATCCTCTAGTCAAAATCCCATAGAAGAAACTACATCTGTGATAGCACAAAGAATGGAGGAGACAGAATCTCGAGGGAGAAGATTGAGAACTAGAAGAGCAAGTGCCAAGCAGGAATCAAAGTCAGAGACCCAAGATACAAAATCTGAAATTCAGGACGCAAAGTTAGAGACAAAGGATGCAAAATCTGAAGCACAGGACACAAAGCCAGAGACACAAGATGCAAAATCTGAGGCTCAGGATGAAAAATCAGAGACACAGGATGCAAAATCAGAGGTTCAGGAGACTGATGATATAAGATTAGAAACTCAGGATGCAAGATTGGAAATCCAAGATGTACAGCCAGAATCCCAGGATGTACCCACTGAAACTTTGGAAGCAAAATCAGAGACACAGGAGGGAAATTCCAAATCTTCCAGCACAGATTTGGTTGCACAAGAAACATCACACATTTCAGAGATATCATTGCAAAGTGAAGATGTTAGCACTATAGAGCCCAGTATTACAGCTGTATCTACATCAGTAGTTCCTGAGAATCCTTCAAGCATGTCAGTTGCTCCTTCAGAAACATTAGAGGTGCCCCAAGGCACTGATATGGATGTGGATGCAGAAACTGTTGAGAACATAGCCAAATTTTTGGAAGAGACTGCCTCAAGTATTCCAGCAGCTACAGAGGAAACTTATGTAGACAAGCGTCCCAAACGGTCTTCTCGTCCACCAAGGAAGATGGATGAAAATgagatgaatgatcttttaatgcTTCTCAACATGGAAGATGAAGAGAGTGAAGATGAGGACTATGTTCCTAAGGATTTGGAAAACTCTGACAGTATGGCTGAAAGTGATGAAGGGGGAGATAGTGAGGGTATTTATGATGGAGAAGATTATGAGTCTGATTCCAGTGATGATTGTGAAAATGAGAGTAGAGGTGGTAATTTGAGTAATCTCTTGAATATGGCTAGTGATGCTACTGTTGATAATGACTTTGTGCCAATAGCCCTAAAACATGGCAAGGGGGGACCTGCCAAGCAGAAGGGACTCAAGAAAGACAAAGGTAGAAAGGTTAAGGTTGATGCTTCCAGTGCCAAGAAAGGAAAAATTATGAAGGGGAAAGTAAAAAGTAATAAATCAAGAAATGATGAAGtggatttaagaaaaaaaagtgaagaaggGAGGAGAAAGGGTGAAGTTTGTGAGAGACGAGGGCCATTTATTCGATTAGATGCGAGTAGGTTTAGAGAAGTAATTGTGAATACCCCGTACCGAGATGATGATGAACAGGAAAAGCCAGTGCGGAAAAACAGTATCCACTTCTACTGCAAGATTGAAGCAAAGCAGAAGACTGCCAAAGTTGGATACAACAGCACACTCCATAACAATTATGATGCCTTCTCCAAAGATACCTCGTGGTATTGCTCGTTATGCAAGAACTACAGCCACTCACGTAAGCTTGGTGACTTATATGGGCCTTATTTCATCGAAGGTCTGACCTTGTTGAAGAAGCAGTATCCCCAAGTggtggagggacaggtggtggaatcatcatcaccatctgaaGTGGGCAAACTGAAAAAGCGCACTCAGAGACGAGAGTCCACATCAGATGGCCCACTTGAAAATAGGAAGGTGAGCATTGGCACTTTTGTATGGTTTACTGCTTGCAGTTTTGCCTCTTTCACTTGTTGCTTGCTTAGTCACCTCATTAGTTAATAAGCTAAGCAAAGCAGTGTTTTAGTCATTTGATGCATACAGAATCACCTTTTGTTGGTATGGTTATCTTTATTAGTCTGCAGTACATTTCATCACATGAATGAATTTGGCCATAATTAAGGAAGAACAATTTTAAGCtattatatgaaaataaaagaaaacaatgtTAAAGGTGTTGTAAAGGTGGTGTGTCTATTGACTTGGATGATCCTTGCTCGTAAAAGAATAAGCCCATAGTATATAAGCAGCTAGAATTGGTTGTAAATCATACAGTTGCATTTACTGTTACTAAAATGAACTAGTGGGAAAAAGGAATTATCTCCAGAAGCAGGAAAgatatgtctttctttttctattgATTGTACCTTGAGCTTAAACTCTGGATTTTACATTTCAAGTTTGAAGTGTTCTCTTGTGTGTTTAGTTACCATTTTCTATTTAGCATGATGTTATGACCATGTTTATGAGTAATGGTGCACAAGGAGAAGGGGTCATATGTGGCAGTCCTGGGAAGAAGTGGCTTTTGAGAGACATTACTTGTTGACTTAACTGAACTCAGACTTTGTAGTTACTATTTTTTGTAGTATTGGAAGGGAGTTCTGCAGTCATGTGGCCCTGTCTGTTGAATTCCTGTACTTTATACAAATTTTTTAACTTACTTGAACTGTCAACATTTACATTTTTAATCACGTAGCTTCATTTCATCCACTGCTCTTTTGCTATAATGGTACATATTGTGATAATTGATGCTACAAGTGTCTTGCTTGATATCTTTTTATGACCTTAGGCTGCTCTGTCTTAGCATCTTTTAAAGAGCTCATCATTAACATAATCAGACTGCTTTAGAAACTTAACTGGTTGggatcaagtcacctcttaccTTTATCTCATCCATATTTGGCATATTTATGGCCTCTGACCTCCCTCTGTAAATTGGTTGTATCAATTCTGGTGCTGTTTTGGCTTAATACCAGTATACTCTGTGATTACTGTACTGAGTAGTTTCCTGTCTttgtatgcacgtgtgtgtgtgtgtgtgtgtgtgtgattaattacctatttctaataTGTGGGAAGTGAGTTTTACTTTTGTTGGGTCCCATGTCTTAGACATTTTCACTTTCATACAATCTCTAATTTTGAATGTCGGTATGCTCTCCACATGAACTGCATCGTCTTTCAATGCATTTCATTCCTTCACCATTTttatattataaaagtatttcttcatgtcgtttttaacaagtttcttgctttatttcatgttatatccctgggaatagaggagaaagaatacttcccacgcattcctcacgtgtcgtagaaggcgactaaaggggatgggaacagggggctggaaaccctcccctccttgtattttaactttctaaaaggggaaacagaaggagtcacacggggagtgttcatcctccttgaaggctcagattggagtgtctaaatgtgtgtggatgtaaccaagatgagaaaaaaggagagataggtagtatgtttgaggaaaggaacctggatgttttggctctgagtaaaatgaagctcaagggtaaaggggaagagtggtttgggaatgtcttgggagtaaagtcaggggttagtgagaggacaagagcaagggaaggagtagcattactcctgaaacaggtggtgggagtatgtgatagagtgtaagaaagtaaactctagattgatatgggtaaaactgaaagttgatggagagagatgggtgatttttggtgcatatgcacctgggcataagaagaaagatcatgagaggcaagtgttttgggagcagctgaatgagtgtgttagtagttttgatgcacaagaccaggttatagtgatgggtgatttgaatgcaaaggtgagtaatgtggcagttgagggaataatttgtgtacatggggtgttcagtgttgtaaatggaaatggtgaagagcttgtagatttatgtgctgaaaaaggactggtgattgggaatacctggtttaaaaagagagatatacataagtatacgtatgtaagtaggagagatggccagagagtgttattggattacgtgttaattgataagcatgcgaaagagagacttttggatgttaatgtgctgagaggtgcaactggagggatgtcagatcattatgttgtgaaggcgaagttgaagatttgtagaggttttcagaaaagaagagagaatgttggggtgaagagggtggtgagagtaagtgagcttgggaaggagagttgtgtgacgaagtaccaggagagactgagtacagaatggaaaatggtgagaacaaacgaggtaaggggagtgagggaggaatgggatgtatttagggaagcagtgatggcttgtgcaaaagatgcttgtggcatgagaagcatgggagatggacagattagaaagggtagtgagtggtgggatgaagaagtaagattattagtgaaagagaagagagaggcatttggatgatttttgcagggaaataatgcaaatgagtgggagatgtattaaagaaagaggcagaaggtcaagagaaaggtggaagaggtgaaaaagagggcaaatgagagttgaggtgagagagtatcattaaattttagggagaatttaatgctctgtggaaggtattaagaatatatggtgtgggaggcaagttgttagaagcagtgaaaagtttttatcgaggatgtaaggcatgtgtacgtgtaggaagggaggaaagtgattggttctcagtgaatgtaggtttgcggcaggggtgtgtgatgtctccatggttttttaatttgtttatggatggggttgttagggaggtgaatgcaagagttttggaaagaggggcaagtatgaagtctgttggggatgagagagcttgggaagtgagtcagttgttgttcgctgatgatacagggctggtggctgattcatgtgagaaactgcagaagctggtgactgagtttggtaaagtgtgtgaaagaagaaagttaagagtaaatgtgaataagagcaaggttattaggtatagtagggttgagggtcaagtcaattgggaggtgagtttgaatggagaaaaactggaggaagtaaagtgttttagatatctgggagtggatctggcagcggatggaaccatggaagcggaagtggatcataggatgggggagggggcgaaaattctgggagccttgaagaatgtgtggaagtcgagaacattatctcggaaagcaaaaatgggtatgtttgaaggaatagtggttccaacaatgttgtatggttgcgaagcgtgggctatggatagagtggtgcgcaggaggatggatgtgctggaaatgagatgtttgaggacaatgtgtggtgtgaggtggtttgatcgagtaagtaacgtaagggtaagagagatgtgtggaaataaaaagagcgtggttgagagagcagaagagggtgttttgaaatggtttgggcacatggagagaatgagtgaggaaagattgaccaagaggatatatgtgtcggaggtggagggaacgaggagaagtgggagaccaaattggaggtggaaagatggagtgaaaaagattttgtatgatcggggcctgaacatgcaggagggtgaaaggagggcaaggaatagagtgaattggagcgatgtggtataccggggttgacgtgctgtcagtggattgaatcagggcatgtgaagcgtctggggtaaaccatggaaagctgtgtaggtatgtatatttgcgtgtgtggacgtatatatatacatgtgtatgggggggggggttgggccgtttctttcgtctgtttccttgcgctacctcgcaaacgcgggagacagcgacaaagcaaaaaaaaaaaaaaaaaaagaagtggtagaggatgtgtggatcaggtgtttgctttgaagaatgtatgtgagaaatacatagaaaagcaaatggatttgtatgtagcatttatggatctggagaaggcatatgatagagttgatagagatgctctgtggaaggtattaagaatatatggtgtgggaggaaagttgttagaagcagtgaaaagtttttatcgaggatgtaaggcatgtgtacgtgtaggaagagaggaaagtgattggttctcagtgaatgtaggtttgcggcaggggtgtgtgatgtctccatggttgtttaatttgtttatggatggggttgttagggaggtgaatgcaagagttttggagagaggggcaagtatgaagtctgt includes:
- the LOC139749612 gene encoding uncharacterized protein isoform X2: MGDRQRNFAQYATALNQFASFNNDGGGAERGGRERGDGGGGVTAPGSNSSGSSGSGGASHGGTTAAGNAALWGELSRSLQYNNYPGFSSAWQGSSGDMRLYGYGGYGEGQVDGRPEARSESRVEGRRVPSKGETKATPPLPPGMAPGVGSALASLQQLVASGGDAATVYRSLLAARQYAAAAAALGAIPTPSSINPAALHAASPLTTHHQQQQQQQQRRQQHQQQHHQQQQLQHHQQQQHQQQQHQHQHQQLQQQQAAALVTANTAGLNGEGLAMHNASRMQQASPQDRKFTSAVPTELRHDDPQPSPGRTRSHALPTSVNSQEVICPSVKGKEANEVPGVDGSGDGGSDGRRVQSGSESEGDQRTRHRRKQEQPRRQSVIYPVTAQPEGGGGGGGDSSSDDSQGFDVLMTRSTVDHRDSPHDSLHSNSPADPALRLPPSREAFSSQGMSQAMSHALAHPFLAAHLNPSQLLQMAQPPTTGKADVPSPHSQPVHQLQVRTDLLEPHPKEPESYPIQEPQRPLSRSQITTQEIEINRVRTPPSNTSVDGTTAPVKKRRCSPRYLENDTSVSDPLGNSTISEVERSDRGENSVTSVSVSLSGEDSTAHNVSPSIESTPVNGINAISDDMLKNASSSNSNSHSLVNISTENCEADNVLQKNLGKNDQDYFNGDHEMFDNPRKSNRKRKSESDSVTEMDYQIIDGQLEECGDTKRRTRQKRAVSYVEDGTDPVLEMNEDSSPDATPLKKKGRRSKDLKDRLDGESNPSPEQQVLSEPPSSPPTISLEDSPGKSSNNSPTGCKRGRGVFRGAPRGRGRTLLSSVLGTQEEKYPSVTEPLHVDTTLITEPDLRVPGPPPIAPTSCSPDVYDFNDTDSDGVCRGKKGKRGRKKGSSPKKNTKSPLEIAKASISPRPREAHVKSPRSPKFFSSSRSPVTERNKEWHQGVSPPVRDFLKTLADIPVSESTAASSLLQESVTEINRAGQLSEDSLVQDSQSGDTQASDTVAKTDADVVSPRRSSRRNKNKDSQETITAKGNESVDSNLSNLPSPPSGNSKNNTSFSGLISGTAQSKEDKEEKSSDIAAPGPLPVDGLGSPSSRIRKRGRRSGDQLHSEQQIGVDETQTVPTPEKIEPKSLLESPKLPEESKGKCEIDTVEPPDESVVKVEAVPEDRLNSSVDKEVKALPTKSVGIKIKGKGRGKGKKRNAGRSSKGKSAQKKNIVSKVTSVLPHETKQYQLVPENAFDDNKAPSGMITTEGEHSFSEDKSLIQESSTNVPASTFGDTTKSDSTQHKSRTKSGTDINLVQSNPLAVDGTSDEPDMESSSQNPIEETTSVIAQRMEETESRGRRLRTRRASAKQESKSETQDTKSEIQDAKLETKDAKSEAQDTKPETQDAKSEAQDEKSETQDAKSEVQETDDIRLETQDARLEIQDVQPESQDVPTETLEAKSETQEGNSKSSSTDLVAQETSHISEISLQSEDVSTIEPSITAVSTSVVPENPSSMSVAPSETLEVPQGTDMDVDAETVENIAKFLEETASSIPAATEETYVDKRPKRSSRPPRKMDENEMNDLLMLLNMEDEESEDEDYVPKDLENSDSMAESDEGGDSEGIYDGEDYESDSSDDCENESRGGNLSNLLNMASDATVDNDFVPIALKHGKGGPAKQKGLKKDKGRKVKVDASSAKKGKIMKGKVKSNKSRNDEVDLRKKSEEGRRKGEVCERRGPFIRLDASRFREVIVNTPYRDDDEQEKPVRKNSIHFYCKIEAKQKTAKVGYNSTLHNNYDAFSKDTSWYCSLCKNYSHSRKLGDLYGPYFIEGLTLLKKQYPQVVEGQVVESSSPSEVGKLKKRTQRRESTSDGPLENRKLELGGSSPPWRFVPAATPARMLGRPAAKEGGPQQTPDHPNSVSPGIIKDSSVKEVVSEENPATSTTPAVARPPGTECWVHEICLLWAPGVHVSNSRLCGLEEAVILAQDSVCSSCSETGATVACLGKGCSLMVHVPCATQLQWTLDQHTFKSLCPKHTKLT